A genomic stretch from Arthrobacter sp. KBS0702 includes:
- the hisS gene encoding histidine--tRNA ligase, translated as MARTASLSGFPEWLPEERLVELHVLDTLRRTFELHGFSSIETRAVETVGQLLRKGEIDKEVYGLSRLQDDEGAESPSHKTDPHALALHFDLTVPFARYVVENAGYLAFPFRRYQIQKVWRGERPQEGRAREFTQADIDIVGDGELPFRYDVEIALVIAEALSALPIPDFLLRINNRKLAEGFYNGIGLGDTAGVLRSIDKLEKIGPAKVAELLKTELGATEEQAQAALKLAAIRTGDTSFVQQVRALGVSNELLEEGLNELEQVIAAAVQRAPGKVVADLSIARGLDYYTGTVVETVLVGHEQLGSICSGGRYDALASKGSRKFPGVGLSIGVTRLVSRILSQELAKASRTVPTAVLVALNSDDSWGAAQDVAAQLRARGISTEVAAKAEKFGKQIKFADRRGIPFVWFTDDDGKHQVKDIRTGEQVDADPATWAPAEEDLHVRVLKA; from the coding sequence ATGGCACGCACCGCCTCCCTGTCCGGATTCCCCGAGTGGCTTCCCGAGGAGCGGCTGGTGGAGCTGCATGTGCTGGACACCCTGCGGCGGACCTTTGAACTGCACGGCTTTTCCTCGATTGAGACACGCGCCGTGGAGACAGTCGGGCAGTTGCTTCGCAAAGGCGAAATCGACAAAGAGGTCTATGGACTAAGCCGGCTGCAGGACGACGAGGGCGCAGAGTCCCCGTCGCACAAAACAGACCCGCACGCCCTTGCCCTGCACTTCGACCTCACCGTGCCGTTCGCCCGCTACGTGGTGGAGAACGCCGGCTACCTGGCCTTTCCGTTCCGCCGCTACCAGATCCAGAAGGTCTGGCGCGGCGAGCGTCCGCAGGAGGGCCGCGCCCGCGAGTTCACCCAGGCGGACATCGACATCGTCGGCGACGGCGAGCTGCCGTTCCGCTACGACGTCGAAATCGCGCTGGTGATCGCCGAGGCCCTCAGCGCCCTGCCGATCCCGGACTTCCTGCTCCGGATCAACAACCGCAAGCTGGCCGAGGGCTTCTACAACGGCATCGGCCTGGGCGACACCGCCGGGGTGCTGCGCAGCATCGACAAGCTCGAAAAGATCGGCCCCGCCAAGGTGGCGGAACTGCTCAAGACCGAGCTCGGAGCCACCGAGGAACAGGCGCAGGCCGCGCTCAAGCTAGCCGCGATCCGCACCGGGGACACCTCGTTCGTGCAGCAGGTCCGTGCCCTCGGCGTGAGCAACGAGTTGCTGGAGGAAGGCCTGAACGAGCTGGAGCAAGTCATTGCCGCCGCCGTCCAGCGCGCCCCGGGCAAGGTGGTCGCCGACCTCAGCATCGCCCGCGGCCTGGACTACTACACCGGCACCGTGGTGGAAACCGTGCTCGTGGGCCACGAACAGCTCGGCTCGATCTGCTCCGGCGGCCGCTACGACGCGCTGGCCAGCAAGGGCAGCCGCAAGTTCCCCGGCGTCGGACTGTCGATCGGCGTGACCAGGCTGGTCTCCCGCATCCTCAGCCAGGAGCTGGCCAAGGCGTCCCGCACGGTGCCCACCGCCGTGCTGGTGGCCCTTAACAGCGATGACAGCTGGGGCGCAGCGCAGGATGTCGCCGCGCAGCTGCGCGCCCGCGGCATCTCCACCGAGGTCGCGGCGAAGGCCGAGAAATTCGGCAAGCAGATCAAGTTCGCGGACCGCCGCGGCATCCCCTTCGTCTGGTTCACCGACGACGACGGCAAGCACCAGGTCAAGGACATCCGCACCGGGGAGCAGGTCGACGCCGACCCGGCAACCTGGGCACCGGCCGAGGAAGACCTGCACGTCCGGGTCCTGAAGGCGTAG
- a CDS encoding peptidylprolyl isomerase has product MAASSRSAREAKRRVQQMEAKRELRREQDKRRKRDNVLATAGGAAALVLAIVLQLTVFSGNPTEDEFKAAEAGLKSPSASATPSASASNGPNIPKPETAAGKTFTGELALNRGTVGVELDGTKAPQAAAVFKSLADQNFFNGVNCHRLTTADSFGVLQCGSKSGDGNSDPAFTWGPLENTPVDNKYPAGTIAVARTGGNAYGNGTQFFIVYKDTVIPADAAGGYTVVGKVTSGLDVVGKIAAAGVKPGASATDGAPVEPVTIDSFSLK; this is encoded by the coding sequence TTGGCGGCCAGTTCAAGGAGCGCCCGCGAAGCCAAGCGGCGCGTCCAGCAGATGGAGGCAAAGCGTGAGCTGCGCCGGGAGCAGGACAAACGCCGGAAGCGCGACAATGTCCTCGCTACCGCCGGCGGCGCCGCCGCCCTGGTCCTGGCGATCGTGCTGCAGCTGACAGTGTTTTCCGGCAACCCGACCGAGGACGAGTTCAAGGCCGCGGAGGCCGGGCTGAAGAGCCCGTCGGCGTCCGCCACGCCCTCCGCCAGCGCCAGCAACGGCCCGAACATTCCGAAACCGGAAACCGCGGCGGGAAAGACCTTCACCGGAGAGCTTGCGCTCAACCGGGGCACCGTCGGCGTCGAGCTTGACGGAACCAAGGCCCCGCAGGCGGCCGCGGTGTTCAAATCGCTCGCAGACCAGAACTTCTTCAACGGCGTCAACTGCCACCGGCTCACGACCGCCGACTCGTTCGGTGTGCTGCAGTGCGGCTCCAAGTCCGGGGACGGCAACAGTGATCCCGCGTTCACCTGGGGTCCGCTGGAGAACACCCCGGTCGATAACAAGTACCCGGCCGGCACCATCGCCGTCGCACGGACCGGCGGCAACGCCTACGGCAACGGAACCCAGTTCTTCATCGTCTACAAGGACACTGTGATCCCGGCGGATGCCGCCGGCGGCTACACGGTGGTCGGCAAGGTCACGTCCGGGCTGGACGTGGTGGGCAAGATCGCGGCGGCCGGCGTTAAACCGGGTGCCAGCGCCACCGACGGCGCACCTGTGGAACCAGTCACGATAGACTCGTTCTCTCTGAAGTAA
- a CDS encoding DUF349 domain-containing protein has protein sequence MTDSQKSDETVAAAANETEAEVAVTEAANEAIPAAEPAAEPAAVQDPASAPAEAEPEATAEVEAPSAPAAEPAVAPAPAPAPAPAPRPAPSPAAFAARPKASPSVAAPAATPASSAASLAEAARWGRVEGDGQVFLTIDGEEHAVGRYPGVSDDEALGYFARKYDDVLAQIVLLEQRVASKAPAADMQKTVTHLREQLAERNMVGDLRAAEGRLDTLSGQITELEKAEKAEHDAVRAAELAAREAIVAEAEEIAGHDPAQIQWKTSSARMNELFESWKTAQKSGVRLGRSNEDALWKRFRAARTVFDRHRRAYFSQLDSNNSAAKAAKEKLITEAEALSSSTDWGYAAGEYRRLMDQWKASPRASRKDDDALWARFRAAQDVFFTNRQAANEEIDQEYGANLVVKEALLVEANELLPIKDLAAAKKALQSIRDRWEEAGKVPRADMGRIEAGLRKVEDAVRHAEDENWKRSNPETKARTNSALSQLESAITGLKEDLAKAEKAGDERKIKAAKEALEARQAWLEQLERSASELS, from the coding sequence GTGACAGACAGTCAGAAATCCGACGAAACAGTGGCAGCAGCTGCCAACGAGACCGAAGCCGAGGTTGCGGTGACCGAAGCGGCCAACGAGGCGATCCCGGCGGCGGAGCCCGCAGCCGAGCCCGCAGCCGTGCAGGACCCGGCGTCCGCCCCGGCTGAGGCTGAGCCGGAGGCTACGGCCGAGGTCGAGGCGCCGTCCGCTCCTGCCGCGGAGCCCGCCGTCGCACCGGCACCTGCGCCCGCACCGGCACCTGCGCCGCGTCCGGCGCCGTCGCCCGCTGCTTTTGCGGCCCGGCCGAAGGCATCACCGTCCGTCGCCGCGCCGGCCGCCACGCCCGCCTCCAGCGCGGCGTCGCTTGCGGAGGCTGCACGTTGGGGCCGGGTGGAGGGCGACGGCCAGGTGTTCCTGACCATTGACGGCGAGGAACACGCCGTCGGCCGGTACCCGGGCGTCAGTGATGACGAGGCGCTGGGCTACTTCGCCCGCAAGTACGACGACGTCCTGGCGCAGATCGTCCTGCTCGAGCAGCGCGTGGCCTCCAAGGCCCCCGCCGCGGACATGCAGAAGACCGTGACACACCTGCGCGAGCAGCTGGCCGAACGGAACATGGTGGGCGACCTCCGTGCCGCCGAGGGCCGCCTGGACACGCTGTCCGGCCAGATCACCGAACTGGAAAAGGCCGAAAAGGCCGAGCACGACGCCGTGCGGGCCGCCGAACTGGCCGCCCGCGAGGCGATCGTCGCCGAGGCCGAGGAGATCGCCGGGCACGACCCGGCGCAGATCCAGTGGAAGACCTCCAGCGCCCGGATGAACGAGCTCTTCGAGAGCTGGAAAACCGCGCAGAAGAGCGGTGTCCGGCTCGGCCGCAGCAACGAGGACGCGCTGTGGAAGCGGTTCCGCGCCGCCCGCACCGTCTTTGACCGCCACCGCCGCGCCTACTTCTCCCAGCTGGACAGCAACAACTCCGCTGCCAAGGCCGCCAAGGAGAAGCTGATCACCGAGGCCGAGGCCCTGTCGTCCTCGACCGACTGGGGCTACGCCGCCGGCGAGTACCGCCGCCTGATGGACCAGTGGAAGGCTTCCCCCCGCGCTAGCCGCAAGGACGACGACGCGCTCTGGGCCCGGTTCCGGGCCGCGCAGGACGTCTTCTTCACGAACCGGCAGGCAGCCAACGAGGAGATCGACCAGGAGTACGGTGCGAACCTCGTGGTGAAGGAAGCCCTGCTGGTGGAAGCCAACGAGCTGCTCCCCATCAAGGACCTCGCCGCCGCCAAGAAGGCGTTGCAGTCCATCCGCGACCGCTGGGAGGAAGCCGGCAAGGTTCCGCGCGCGGACATGGGCCGGATTGAGGCCGGCCTGCGGAAGGTGGAGGACGCGGTCCGCCACGCCGAGGATGAGAACTGGAAGCGTTCCAACCCGGAAACGAAGGCACGCACCAACAGTGCCCTCTCGCAGCTGGAGTCGGCCATCACCGGGTTGAAGGAAGACCTGGCCAAGGCGGAGAAGGCCGGCGACGAACGCAAGATCAAGGCGGCCAAGGAGGCCCTCGAGGCACGCCAGGCCTGGCTGGAGCAGCTCGAGCGCTCCGCCAGCGAGCTCTCCTAG
- a CDS encoding type IV toxin-antitoxin system AbiEi family antitoxin gives MSGPAARQASHEPTGAPPEVLYSPGSLFSWAELQAMAADGVLTRLSQRGYLPPGAASTPQLRARAAACTIPPPIRQRVVAGRMTAAWIYGCAPEPDRIALLVDACRRVSSLRATRGCSFHEVRLGPFDVVSLGGLMVSSPLRTAVDIALHVDSERALPALGALLAAPELDVPLRLLVRAVQASPRLPFKKEALAKLAALPSGQGRNNAGRG, from the coding sequence GTGTCCGGACCCGCTGCCCGCCAGGCTTCGCACGAGCCCACCGGAGCGCCGCCGGAGGTGCTCTACTCCCCCGGGTCGCTGTTCTCCTGGGCCGAACTCCAGGCCATGGCTGCCGACGGCGTGCTGACGCGGCTCTCGCAGCGCGGCTATCTCCCGCCCGGCGCCGCGTCCACCCCTCAACTGCGGGCCCGGGCCGCGGCCTGCACCATCCCGCCGCCCATCAGGCAACGGGTTGTCGCAGGACGGATGACGGCAGCCTGGATCTACGGGTGTGCCCCGGAGCCGGACCGGATCGCTTTGCTCGTGGACGCCTGCCGGCGGGTCTCCAGCCTCAGGGCCACCCGAGGCTGCAGCTTCCACGAAGTGAGGCTGGGACCGTTCGACGTCGTCAGCCTCGGCGGCCTTATGGTGTCCAGTCCGCTGCGGACGGCGGTGGACATTGCCCTGCATGTGGATTCCGAGCGTGCCCTGCCCGCCCTGGGAGCCCTCCTCGCCGCCCCGGAGCTCGACGTGCCGCTGCGGCTGCTCGTCCGGGCTGTCCAAGCGAGCCCGCGGTTGCCGTTCAAGAAGGAGGCGCTGGCCAAGCTTGCGGCCCTCCCCTCCGGGCAGGGCCGCAACAACGCGGGGCGCGGCTAG
- a CDS encoding RelA/SpoT family protein — MEERSTPVPVAPADKADGQGSQTGLAAPGRPDAAVPVDNSGTRPTFPGRRERTRSRLARLTGRGTPSYSPILEPLLRTVRANNPKDDFELIQRAFVVAERCHRGQKRKSGDPYITHPVAVATILAELGLSGTTLAAALLHDTVEDTSYTLEDLKGEFGPEVAMLVDGVTKLDKVSFGEAAQSETVRKMVVAMAKDIRVLMIKLADRLHNARTWRFVSAESSARKARETLEIFAPLAHRLGMNTIKWELEDLSFAALYPKVYEEIVRMVGDRTPEREKNLAVIRNQITEDLRAAKIKATITGRPKHYYSIYQKMIVRDKDFDDINDLMGVRVLVDSVRDCYAALGAMHSRWNPLPGRFKDYIAMPKFNMYQSLHTTVIGPGGKPVEIQIRTHEMHRRAEYGVAAHWKYKDQPNRTAAGPGSPRDGDMGWLRSLVDWQQETSDPGEFLDSLRFEINAREVFVFTPKGEVMALPAGSTPVDFAYAVHTEVGHRTIGARVNGKLVPLNSELNHGDWVEIFTSKAEGAGPSQDWQHFVKSARARNKIRQWFSKERREEAIDRGKELLTKAMRKQNLPLQRLMTHDALAAIAEDFKYTDISGLYAGVGDGHTSAQSVMERLVESLGGNDTPEDDLTEVSIPTQVTKTRYSDSGVVVRGVDDVWVKLARCCTPVPPDPILGFVTRGSGVSVHRTDCTNVSGLMDQPDRIVEVEWAPTQSSVFLVEIQVEALDRKSLLSDVTRVLSENHVNILAASVHTSTDRVAISKFAFEMGDPKYLSHVLSAVRRIDGVFDVYRTTGNRRRS; from the coding sequence TTGGAAGAACGTTCGACGCCGGTGCCTGTAGCTCCGGCGGATAAGGCTGACGGCCAGGGGTCACAAACTGGCTTGGCGGCTCCCGGACGCCCTGATGCGGCCGTGCCCGTGGACAACTCCGGAACCCGCCCCACCTTCCCGGGGCGCCGGGAACGCACCCGCTCCAGGCTCGCGCGCCTGACCGGCCGCGGAACGCCCTCTTATTCGCCCATCCTGGAGCCGCTGCTGCGCACCGTGCGCGCCAACAACCCCAAGGACGACTTCGAGCTCATCCAGCGCGCGTTTGTGGTGGCGGAACGCTGCCACCGCGGACAAAAGCGCAAGAGCGGCGATCCCTACATCACGCACCCGGTAGCTGTCGCCACCATCCTGGCCGAGCTGGGCCTGAGCGGAACGACGCTGGCCGCGGCGCTGCTGCACGACACCGTGGAGGACACCTCCTACACGCTGGAGGACCTGAAGGGCGAGTTCGGCCCCGAAGTCGCCATGCTGGTGGACGGCGTCACGAAGCTGGACAAGGTCAGTTTCGGCGAGGCGGCCCAGTCCGAGACCGTCCGCAAGATGGTCGTGGCCATGGCCAAGGACATCCGGGTCCTCATGATCAAGCTCGCCGACCGGCTGCACAATGCGCGCACCTGGCGCTTCGTCTCTGCCGAATCCTCGGCCCGCAAGGCGCGGGAAACCCTCGAGATCTTCGCCCCGCTCGCCCACCGGCTGGGCATGAACACGATCAAGTGGGAACTGGAAGACCTCTCCTTCGCCGCGCTGTACCCCAAGGTGTACGAGGAAATCGTGCGGATGGTGGGGGACCGGACGCCGGAGCGGGAAAAGAACCTCGCCGTCATCCGCAACCAGATCACCGAAGACCTGCGGGCGGCCAAGATCAAGGCCACCATCACCGGCCGGCCCAAGCACTATTACTCGATCTACCAGAAGATGATCGTCCGCGATAAGGACTTCGACGACATCAACGACCTGATGGGCGTGCGCGTGCTCGTCGACTCGGTGCGGGACTGCTACGCCGCATTGGGCGCCATGCACTCACGCTGGAACCCGCTTCCGGGCCGGTTCAAGGACTACATCGCGATGCCGAAGTTCAACATGTACCAGTCGCTGCACACCACGGTGATCGGCCCGGGCGGCAAGCCGGTGGAGATCCAGATCCGGACCCACGAGATGCACCGCCGCGCCGAGTACGGCGTCGCGGCGCACTGGAAGTACAAGGACCAGCCCAACCGGACCGCAGCCGGGCCGGGAAGCCCGCGCGACGGCGATATGGGCTGGCTGCGGTCGCTGGTGGACTGGCAGCAGGAAACCTCGGACCCGGGCGAGTTCCTCGATTCGCTGCGCTTCGAGATCAACGCGCGGGAGGTCTTTGTCTTCACCCCCAAGGGCGAGGTGATGGCCCTTCCTGCCGGATCGACGCCGGTGGACTTCGCCTATGCGGTCCACACCGAGGTGGGCCACCGGACCATCGGTGCACGCGTCAACGGCAAGCTCGTTCCGCTCAACAGCGAACTGAACCACGGCGACTGGGTGGAGATCTTCACTTCGAAGGCCGAGGGCGCCGGTCCCAGCCAGGACTGGCAGCACTTCGTCAAGAGCGCCCGGGCACGCAACAAGATCCGGCAGTGGTTCAGCAAGGAACGCCGCGAAGAGGCAATCGACCGCGGCAAGGAACTGCTGACCAAGGCGATGCGCAAGCAGAACCTTCCGCTGCAGCGCCTGATGACCCACGACGCCCTCGCCGCCATTGCTGAAGACTTCAAGTACACGGACATCTCCGGGCTCTATGCAGGGGTGGGCGACGGGCACACCTCGGCCCAGTCCGTGATGGAACGGCTGGTCGAGAGCCTCGGCGGCAATGACACGCCCGAGGACGACCTGACCGAGGTCTCGATCCCCACCCAGGTCACCAAGACCAGATACTCCGACTCTGGTGTTGTGGTCCGCGGCGTCGACGACGTCTGGGTGAAACTGGCACGCTGCTGCACCCCGGTGCCGCCGGACCCGATCCTGGGCTTCGTGACCCGCGGCTCCGGAGTCTCGGTGCACCGGACCGACTGCACCAACGTCTCCGGCCTGATGGACCAGCCGGACCGGATCGTCGAGGTCGAGTGGGCGCCGACGCAGTCCAGCGTGTTCCTGGTGGAAATCCAGGTCGAGGCGCTGGACCGCAAGTCGCTGCTCTCCGACGTCACCCGCGTCTTGTCGGAAAACCACGTGAACATCCTGGCCGCGAGCGTACACACCTCCACGGACCGGGTGGCGATCTCCAAGTTCGCCTTCGAGATGGGTGATCCGAAGTACCTCAGCCACGTGCTCAGCGCCGTGCGGCGCATTGACGGCGTCTTCGACGTCTACCGCACCACCGGCAACCGCCGCCGCAGCTAG
- the secF gene encoding protein translocase subunit SecF yields the protein MASFATFGNDLYTGKRSYDFVGSKKIWFLIAAVAVALSILLPVAKGGFNLGIEFRGGSEFTVSNVKDRDAGLGEKAVQDVVSGSLPRVANVAGNTMRIQTDKLNDEEVLKVKEGLTKAYGVTDNEVTSTFVGPTWGADVTKQALLGLAIFVGLAAVLMALYFRTWKMSLSALAGMAATMFVTAGVYSLSDFEVTPSAIIGFLTVLSYSLYDTVVVFDKIRENTSELQSSTRRTFAEEVNLAVNQTLVRSINTMMVAILPVGAILFIGAGLLGAGTLRDLSLALFVGILIGTAATIFVAAPLYAWLRQGEPDLVKQAKRVEQRRAENAAKTAPATA from the coding sequence ATGGCCAGCTTCGCCACTTTCGGTAACGACCTCTACACGGGCAAGCGCTCCTACGACTTCGTCGGTTCCAAGAAAATCTGGTTCCTGATCGCCGCCGTCGCCGTCGCGCTGTCCATCCTGCTGCCGGTCGCCAAAGGCGGGTTCAACCTCGGCATCGAGTTCCGCGGCGGCTCCGAGTTCACGGTGTCCAACGTCAAGGACCGCGACGCCGGCCTCGGCGAGAAGGCCGTCCAGGACGTCGTCTCCGGCAGCCTGCCGCGCGTCGCGAATGTCGCTGGCAACACCATGCGGATCCAGACGGACAAGCTCAACGACGAAGAGGTACTCAAGGTCAAGGAGGGCCTCACCAAGGCCTACGGCGTGACCGACAACGAGGTGACCTCGACGTTCGTCGGTCCGACCTGGGGCGCGGACGTGACCAAGCAGGCCCTGCTGGGCCTTGCGATCTTCGTCGGCCTTGCCGCGGTGTTGATGGCGCTGTACTTCCGGACCTGGAAGATGTCGCTGTCCGCCCTTGCCGGCATGGCCGCGACGATGTTCGTCACCGCCGGGGTGTATTCGCTCAGTGACTTCGAGGTAACGCCGTCGGCCATCATCGGCTTCCTCACCGTGCTCAGCTACTCGCTGTATGACACCGTGGTGGTCTTCGACAAGATCCGCGAAAACACCTCGGAGCTGCAGTCGTCCACCCGGCGCACCTTTGCCGAGGAGGTCAACCTCGCCGTCAACCAGACCTTGGTGCGGTCCATCAACACCATGATGGTCGCCATCCTGCCAGTCGGCGCCATCCTCTTCATCGGCGCCGGACTGCTGGGCGCGGGTACGCTGCGGGACCTCTCGCTGGCGCTGTTCGTGGGTATCCTGATCGGCACGGCGGCGACCATCTTCGTCGCCGCCCCGCTGTACGCCTGGCTGCGCCAGGGCGAGCCTGACCTGGTCAAGCAGGCCAAGCGCGTCGAGCAGCGGCGGGCCGAAAACGCCGCCAAGACGGCCCCGGCCACTGCCTAG
- the secD gene encoding protein translocase subunit SecD: MARTGPKNSARRVLVWLGVMLAVLTAVLAGGTMAGQASWAPKLALDLEGGTQMILAPKVEGGSGINEEQLNQAVAIIRQRVDGSGVAEAEISTQSGRNVVVSLPGTPSKETRALIQASADMNFRPVIQAGDGAAVPVEARTPEDKLPKPTAAPANSSDENWVTADVYKKFEALDCVNPAQDKQERSDPAKPLVTCEPASDGRPAIKYILGPVEVKGSNIKTSSFQLQRGAQGAVTNEWAVDIQFDDEGTAKFKTITERLNKFYVAAGGQSGSDPKSQFAIVLDDQVISAPRSQAVITDGRPQITGGFTEKSAKALSDQLRFGALPISFEIQSDQQISATLGGEQLRMGMLAGLIGLLLVVVYSLFQYRALGFVTVASLVVAGALTYLAIAILGWTENYRLSLAGVAGIIVAIGQTADSFIVYFERIRDELREGRGLISAVENGWKRAKRTVLASKAVNLLAALVLYFVAVGNVRGFAFTLGLTAIADLIVVFMFTHPTLQVLARTKFFGEGHKFSGLDPKRLGAVPLYRGAGRIRTPEDKPVPAPRAKNTGAAAEAERRMTIAERRLAEKQEQLAGSSKSASKEGK; this comes from the coding sequence ATGGCACGAACTGGCCCCAAAAACTCAGCCCGCAGGGTGCTGGTCTGGCTTGGCGTAATGCTCGCCGTCCTGACGGCCGTCCTGGCCGGCGGCACCATGGCCGGGCAAGCGAGCTGGGCTCCCAAGCTGGCCCTGGACCTTGAAGGCGGCACCCAGATGATCCTGGCGCCCAAGGTGGAGGGCGGTTCGGGCATCAACGAAGAACAGCTCAACCAGGCCGTGGCGATCATCCGCCAGCGCGTGGACGGCTCGGGTGTCGCGGAAGCGGAAATCAGCACCCAGTCCGGCCGCAACGTCGTCGTCAGCCTTCCCGGCACTCCGTCCAAGGAGACCCGTGCGCTGATCCAGGCGTCCGCGGACATGAACTTCCGCCCGGTCATCCAGGCCGGTGACGGTGCGGCCGTCCCCGTCGAGGCGCGCACCCCGGAGGACAAGCTGCCCAAGCCGACCGCCGCCCCTGCGAACAGCAGCGACGAGAACTGGGTCACCGCGGATGTCTACAAGAAGTTTGAGGCGCTCGACTGCGTCAACCCTGCCCAGGACAAGCAGGAGCGCTCGGATCCGGCCAAGCCGCTGGTGACCTGCGAACCGGCCTCCGACGGCCGGCCCGCGATCAAGTACATCCTTGGCCCGGTCGAGGTCAAGGGTTCGAACATCAAGACCTCCTCCTTCCAGCTGCAGCGCGGCGCCCAGGGTGCCGTCACCAATGAGTGGGCCGTCGATATCCAGTTCGACGACGAGGGCACGGCCAAGTTCAAGACCATCACCGAGCGGCTGAACAAGTTCTATGTTGCCGCCGGCGGCCAGAGCGGCTCGGATCCAAAGTCGCAGTTCGCGATTGTCCTTGACGACCAGGTCATTTCCGCGCCGCGGTCCCAGGCCGTCATCACCGATGGCCGCCCGCAGATCACCGGCGGCTTCACCGAGAAGTCCGCCAAGGCACTCTCCGACCAGCTCCGCTTTGGCGCCCTGCCCATCAGTTTCGAGATCCAGAGTGACCAGCAGATCTCGGCCACCCTTGGCGGGGAGCAGCTCCGGATGGGTATGCTCGCTGGCCTGATCGGCCTGCTGCTGGTTGTGGTCTACTCCCTGTTCCAGTACCGGGCCCTGGGCTTCGTCACCGTCGCCTCGCTCGTGGTCGCCGGTGCGCTGACCTACCTGGCCATCGCCATCCTCGGCTGGACCGAGAACTACCGCCTCTCGCTGGCCGGCGTCGCCGGCATCATCGTGGCGATCGGCCAGACGGCGGACTCGTTCATCGTCTACTTCGAGCGCATCCGTGACGAACTCCGCGAAGGCCGAGGCCTGATCTCGGCGGTGGAGAACGGCTGGAAGCGCGCCAAGCGGACCGTCCTTGCGTCCAAGGCCGTCAACTTGCTGGCAGCCCTCGTGCTGTACTTCGTGGCGGTAGGCAACGTCCGCGGCTTCGCCTTCACCCTGGGCCTGACCGCGATCGCCGACCTGATCGTCGTCTTTATGTTCACCCACCCGACCCTGCAGGTGCTGGCCCGGACCAAGTTCTTCGGTGAGGGGCACAAGTTCTCGGGCCTCGACCCGAAGCGGCTCGGCGCCGTGCCGCTGTACCGGGGTGCCGGACGGATCCGCACACCGGAAGACAAGCCCGTTCCGGCGCCGCGCGCCAAGAACACCGGTGCTGCGGCCGAGGCCGAACGCCGGATGACCATTGCAGAACGACGCCTCGCGGAAAAGCAGGAGCAGCTTGCTGGCTCCTCCAAGAGCGCGTCCAAGGAAGGCAAGTAA
- the yajC gene encoding preprotein translocase subunit YajC — protein sequence MTILLFVMLGVFVFMMFRRNKKTQQQQADLQSKFGPGVEVMTSFGLFGRIVDIDEAENKVVLELSPGNTATVHRQAVTKIVEPVVAAEEPTVVPDDASSLTLGKSDAVDTAGEGTAVAGDASRNETPDETLRRLNDDGKKDS from the coding sequence ATGACAATTCTCCTGTTCGTTATGCTCGGCGTTTTCGTCTTCATGATGTTCCGCCGCAACAAGAAGACGCAGCAGCAGCAGGCGGACCTCCAGTCGAAGTTCGGCCCAGGCGTTGAGGTGATGACCAGCTTCGGCCTCTTCGGCCGCATCGTCGACATCGACGAGGCCGAGAACAAGGTTGTCCTCGAGCTGTCCCCGGGCAACACCGCCACCGTGCACCGCCAGGCCGTCACCAAGATCGTGGAACCGGTCGTCGCCGCCGAGGAGCCCACGGTCGTTCCCGACGACGCGTCTTCGCTGACCCTCGGTAAGTCCGACGCGGTGGACACCGCCGGCGAGGGCACCGCCGTCGCCGGTGACGCGTCCCGCAACGAAACGCCGGACGAAACCCTGCGCCGCCTGAACGACGACGGCAAAAAAGACAGCTAG